Genomic window (Candidatus Neomarinimicrobiota bacterium):
GAGGATATTGGGCCGGAAGAAGTTGAAAAGGGTGATCTCATATTTTTCGGCACGAACGGCCGGAGCGTAGATCACGTGGCTATCTCCCTGGGTGGTGATGAGTTCATACACTGTTCAGGTTTTGTCAAGATCGATACTTTGGATGTAGATTCTGCACGGAGTTCGGATCGGAGTAAGAGGAGAATCGTGGTCGTAAAGAGCATCGAAAGGTATTGTAATTGAGGAATTCCAGGCGATTCGGCAATGGGATTCTGAACAGGGAGGTGCTGGTCCTCAACCAGAATTACCAGCCACACCTCATCTGTACGGCAAAAAGGGCCATCTGTCTTATCTATCTGGGCAAGGTGGAGGTGATTGAGAACTACAGAGACTTTGTCCATTCACCCCGTATGAGACTCTCACTTCCCAGTGTCATCAAACTTCAGAAGTACATCAGAATGACGGGCAATGATATCGTTCTTTCCCGGAAAAACATCCTGAAGCGTGATCAGCATCAGTGTCAGTATTGTGGTCGCAGGAGCGTCCCCATGACCATCGACCATGTTATTCCGAAGGAGCGCGGGGGAAAGGATACCTGGGATAACCTTGTCTGCTGCTGTCACGTCTGTAACCGGAAGAAAGGGAACAGGAGTCCTGACGAGGCCAAGATAATCCTGCTGAGACGGCCTCGAAAGCCGAGCCGGATTCATTACATCAGGCAGTTTGTGAAAAAAGAGCAAACTTCCTGGAGGCCATATTTGTATATGGAAGCCCCTGACCAGATCGGAACGACGGTGTGAAAAAAGCTCGAGTTCTGAGCGGAATCCAGCCTTCTGGCCATCTTCATCTTGGCAACTATTTCGGCATGATGAAACGGATGATCGGTTACCAGCACACGAACGAGCTGTTTTGTTTTCTGGTCAACTACCATGCGCTTACGAGTACGACAGACGCCTCCCGTTTACGGAAGCACACTGTTGAAGCGGCAAGCGATTTCATCGCACTTGGACTCGACCCCGAGAAGGCCGTCTTCTGGGTTCAATCGGATGTGCCAGAAGTAACGGAGTTAACCTGGTTGTTGAGCAGCGTGACAAACGTTGGAATGCTTGAGCGGGCTCACTCATACAAGGACAAGATTGCAAAAGGGGTTACGCCCAATCACGGTCTTTTCAGCTATCCCGTGTTAATGGCGGCGGACATCCTGCTGTTTGGAGGCGAATTGGTTCCGGTGGGAAAAGATCAGAAGCAACATTTGGAGATGTCCCGTGACATCGCCATAAAATTCAACGCAACATACGGTGACACGTTTGTCGTTCCCGAGAGCAAGATTGAGAAGGATTGGGGAGTCATCCCCGGTATCGACGGACAGAAAATGTCCAAATCCTACCGAAATACCATCGACATCTTCTGCAACAAGGACGATCTTGCAGAAAAGGTCATGAGGATTGTCACCGACACCACTCCCATCGACGAACCCAAGGATCCTGGTACGAGTACTCTGTACAAGATCTATTCCCTCTTTCTGGACGGCCCCGGGAAGGAGAAGCTGACCCGGAGATTTGAGGGAAAGGGACTCAAGTATCAGCAGTTGAAGGTTGAGTTGATTGATGTCATTTGGGAATACTTTGCGTCTTATCGGGAAACAAGGACGGTACTCGCCGATGACCGTGCATACGTCCTAAAAGTGCTTAGAGAAGGGGCTGAAAAGGCTCGAGCTGTTGCGACTTCGTATCTTGAAAAGGCAAGAAAAAACGTGGGACTCCTCTACTGGGAATGAGGGGATACAGTATAGAGCTGGAGAGTTTTTCGGGACCTTTGGACCTTCTCCTGTTCTTCATACGGCGGGATGAGATTAACATTATGGACATTCCCATAGCCCGGATCACGGAAGAATATCTTTCCTATATTGAGACAGTTCAGGCTCTGGACATAGCCATCGCTGAGGAGTTCGTAATGATGGCGGCAACACTGATGAGGATCAAGGTCAGAATGCTGCTTCCCCAGTTCTCCCTGGAAGATGAAGAAGAGGAACCTGTGGATCCGAGAGCCGAACTCGCCCAGCGGCTGCTCGAATACCAGAGATACAGGGAGGCAGCGGTCACACTCACTGAGATGCTGGTGTCGGAAAATCGCAGGTTCCCACGACCCGTGACAACGGAGTACAGCGACCTGCCGGATGATCCTTCACTCTATCTTGAGGAGGTCTCTCTATTTGAACTGGCAACCATTTTCAAGAGATTGTTGGAGAGGATGCCCGCTCCTGTGACTTACGACTTGGAAAGAGATAAGATCAAGGTTAGGGACAAAATGGCGTTTCTCATGTCTCAGTTCGTATTGAAGAAGAGATACATGTTCTCAGAGTTGTTCTCGGATCCTTTCTCCAGAAAGGACCTCATCGCCACATTCATGGCGATCCTGGAACTCGTGAAAGAGGGTAAAGTGTGGGTCCTTCAGAAACATCACTTTGACGATTTCGTGTTGGAGATCGTTTCCCCCGGCGCGGAGGGGCAGAGAATGGCACCGCCCGTTGGAGAAGCCTGATGAAAAAGAATGCTTATGAGAGAGAGGAAATTAGAATCATCGAAGCTCTTCTGTTCTCCTCTCCCGACGTACTGACACAGGCGAAGATGGAGCTCTGTTTTGATGAGGATGCCCCACAGCTTGATCATGCGATTCTGGAGATTCAAAGTGAATATGAGCGTCAGGAACGTTCGTTTATCGTCGAAAAGGTAGCGGGTGGCTATCGGCTTGTCACGAGACCTGAATATGAGCCATGGGTCAAACGACTTCATACGCAGTTGTCAAGAACTTCGCTTTCCAGGGCCGCCCTGGAGGCCGTGGCTGTCATCGCGTACAAAGGACCGGCAAGCCGTGCTGAAATTGAGAGTATCCGGGGTGTTGACAGCACGAGTGTGATTAAGACGCTTCTTGAAAAAAAGCTAGTTGCAATCCGAGGACGGGCTGACAGTCCTGGCCGACCTCTCCTCTACGTGACAACCGATATTTTCCTCACTTCATTCGGTTTGGAATCGTTGTCTGACCTTCCAAAACTCCGGGAAATATCAGAGTTGGTTTCCAAGGATCCTGATAAGGAAGAGAGCCGCACAATCAAGATTTCAGGACTGCCGGAAAGCAAGCCCGGTAATGAGGTTGAATAAGTTTATCGCCGCGTCGGGCGTTGCCTCGCGAAGGAAGAGTGAGGAGATTGTGAAAGCAGGCCGGGTGGAAGTTAACGGTATTCCCGTCACTAATCCTTACCGCCTTCTGCGATCAGACGACGTTGTTTCTGTGGACAACAGGACGGTTTCCCCTCCCGGAGACAGTACGGTCATCGTTTTGAACAAACCCACAGGTGTCATAACGACAGTAAAGGATACACATGGAAGGCCCACGGTTATGAACCTGGTTGAGGCAGGGGAAAGGCTTTTTCCCGTAGGGCGGTTGGACAAGAATACGACTGGGACATTACTCTTAACAAACGACGGTGACCTTGCCCACCGGATAGTCCATCCGAGATTCCAGGTTGAGAAGGTTTACGTTGCCACCATCGACAGGCCCTGGGACGAAGCAGACACCCGTCGAATCGAGTCTGGAGTCGAAATGGGCGGTAGTGAGATTGGCATGGCGAAGGTACTATCGCGCGATACAATTTCCGGAGATGGCAAGAAGAGGGTTACGTCCCGGGTCAGGCTCTCCCTCTCCCATGGTAAGAAGCGTGAAGTGAGGAGGATTCTGAAGAGGTTAGGCTACCGTGTCATTGCTCTGCACAGGGAATCATTTGGAGGTATTGGTGTAGAGGGACTTGCCCCAGGTGAGTGGCGAAAATTGAAAGGGGATGAAATCGCTCAATTAACGGGGACAGTAAAGCATAAACGCCTGTAATACTGTTTGGCTTTTCGACGGGAGGCGTTTACATTACTCAGCTTTTTGAAAGATCCATCTGTGATTCATTTGGTTTCGCACGATGATTATCGCCATTGACGGGCCTGCAGCCTCCGGCAAGAGCACAACCGCAAGGGGTGTGGCCATTAGGCTCGGTTTCGTTTACCTGGACACGGGTGCCATGTATCGAGCTGTGACGTTGGCGGTTCTCAAGTCGGATATCGCATTACACAAAAAGGAAGCTCTGGAAGAGCTCTTGGCAACCCTTGAACTCAACTTTCAGACAGAAAATGGGAAGACCCGGATTCTCCTCCACAGTCAGGACGTAACGGACTCAATTCGGAGCCTTGAGGTAACACGGAACGTCAGTGCGGTAAGCGCAATGCCAATGGTCCGGGGCAAAATGGTTGCAATTCAGCGAGACCTTGCCGGCAAAAACGATTCAGTTGTGGAAGGGAGGGATATCGGCACCGTCGTATTCCCCGATGCCGATTTCAAGTTCTTCCTGACGGCTGATTACAGGACGCGTGCCCTTAGGAGGTTAAAGGATCTGGCAGAACTGGGAATTGAGCAGTCAATCGATGAAGTCATCGAAGAGCTGAAACGCCGTGACGAGAAGGATTCAAGTCGAAGCCATTCTCCTCTCAAAAAGGCGGAGGATGCCGTCGAGGTGGATACAACCGCTTTGACGATTCCTGAGCAGATCGATTTTATAGTCACATACGTTGGACGAAAATTAGGGGAAAGGACAACAAACCAGGGAGATGA
Coding sequences:
- the cmk gene encoding (d)CMP kinase — its product is MIIAIDGPAASGKSTTARGVAIRLGFVYLDTGAMYRAVTLAVLKSDIALHKKEALEELLATLELNFQTENGKTRILLHSQDVTDSIRSLEVTRNVSAVSAMPMVRGKMVAIQRDLAGKNDSVVEGRDIGTVVFPDADFKFFLTADYRTRALRRLKDLAELGIEQSIDEVIEELKRRDEKDSSRSHSPLKKAEDAVEVDTTALTIPEQIDFIVTYVGRKLGERTTNQGDDRRKRKREDVSRN
- a CDS encoding segregation/condensation protein A, encoding MRGYSIELESFSGPLDLLLFFIRRDEINIMDIPIARITEEYLSYIETVQALDIAIAEEFVMMAATLMRIKVRMLLPQFSLEDEEEEPVDPRAELAQRLLEYQRYREAAVTLTEMLVSENRRFPRPVTTEYSDLPDDPSLYLEEVSLFELATIFKRLLERMPAPVTYDLERDKIKVRDKMAFLMSQFVLKKRYMFSELFSDPFSRKDLIATFMAILELVKEGKVWVLQKHHFDDFVLEIVSPGAEGQRMAPPVGEA
- the scpB gene encoding SMC-Scp complex subunit ScpB; translation: MKKNAYEREEIRIIEALLFSSPDVLTQAKMELCFDEDAPQLDHAILEIQSEYERQERSFIVEKVAGGYRLVTRPEYEPWVKRLHTQLSRTSLSRAALEAVAVIAYKGPASRAEIESIRGVDSTSVIKTLLEKKLVAIRGRADSPGRPLLYVTTDIFLTSFGLESLSDLPKLREISELVSKDPDKEESRTIKISGLPESKPGNEVE
- a CDS encoding HNH endonuclease — its product is MRNSRRFGNGILNREVLVLNQNYQPHLICTAKRAICLIYLGKVEVIENYRDFVHSPRMRLSLPSVIKLQKYIRMTGNDIVLSRKNILKRDQHQCQYCGRRSVPMTIDHVIPKERGGKDTWDNLVCCCHVCNRKKGNRSPDEAKIILLRRPRKPSRIHYIRQFVKKEQTSWRPYLYMEAPDQIGTTV
- a CDS encoding pseudouridine synthase → MRLNKFIAASGVASRRKSEEIVKAGRVEVNGIPVTNPYRLLRSDDVVSVDNRTVSPPGDSTVIVLNKPTGVITTVKDTHGRPTVMNLVEAGERLFPVGRLDKNTTGTLLLTNDGDLAHRIVHPRFQVEKVYVATIDRPWDEADTRRIESGVEMGGSEIGMAKVLSRDTISGDGKKRVTSRVRLSLSHGKKREVRRILKRLGYRVIALHRESFGGIGVEGLAPGEWRKLKGDEIAQLTGTVKHKRL
- the trpS gene encoding tryptophan--tRNA ligase → MKKARVLSGIQPSGHLHLGNYFGMMKRMIGYQHTNELFCFLVNYHALTSTTDASRLRKHTVEAASDFIALGLDPEKAVFWVQSDVPEVTELTWLLSSVTNVGMLERAHSYKDKIAKGVTPNHGLFSYPVLMAADILLFGGELVPVGKDQKQHLEMSRDIAIKFNATYGDTFVVPESKIEKDWGVIPGIDGQKMSKSYRNTIDIFCNKDDLAEKVMRIVTDTTPIDEPKDPGTSTLYKIYSLFLDGPGKEKLTRRFEGKGLKYQQLKVELIDVIWEYFASYRETRTVLADDRAYVLKVLREGAEKARAVATSYLEKARKNVGLLYWE